The nucleotide sequence GTTGCGGGAATAGCTCAGTGGTAGAGCACAACCTTGCCAAGGTTGGGGTCGCGAGTTCGAATCTCGTTTCCCGCTCCAAAGGAAAAGGCAATGCGACAAGGTCGCGAGCTGGTTCGCCAGTCCGATCGAATCTCGTTTCCCGCTCCAGTACGTCCCATTCGTCTAGTGGTCCAGGACACCGCCCTTTCACGGCGGTAACAGGGGTTCGAACCCCCTATGGGACGCCATGCAGAGCATGATGGTGTGGCAAGCCAGCAGTAAGACAGATGTCGTGAGCACAGCTTCATGACACCCGGTGCGGGAATAGCTCAGTGGTAGAGCACAACCTTGCCAAGGTTGGGGTCGCGAGTTCGAATCTCGTTTCCCGCTCCATTCGGAACAAGTGGTGTGACAAGGTCGCGAGCTGAACGTCAGCCCGGTCGAATCCCATCTCTCGCTCCAGAGGAAAAGGCAATGCGACAAGGTCGCGAGCTGGTTCGCCAGTCCGATCGAATCTCGTTTCCCGCTCCAGTACGTCCCATTCGTCTAGTGGTCCAGGACACCGCCCTTTCACGGCGGTAACAGGGGTTCGAACCCCCTATGGGACGCCATTCTGTTTGACTGCGCAGTTTTTGGTTTCGACAGGCGGGAATAGCTCAGTGGTAGAGCACAACCTTGCCAAGGTTGGGGTCGCGAGTTCGAATCTCGTTTCCCGCTCCAGTCGAAAAGTGGAAAGTCATTGGGTCGCGATCTGGAGCGCCAGTCCGCTGGAACGCCAGTCCTATCGAATCTCGTTTCCCGCTCCAGTCGAACACGATGTGATTGATGAAATAGCAGTGCCCCATCGCCTGACAGACACGATCATCGTGCCACGTCACCGGCGATTTTTTTGTGCCTGAAATTCCTCCTCAGGCCGTTCTGCACCGGTCCTTGGTGTTGTCCTCCCAGTTGATTTTTCCCTCCTGCTTGTTTCCCGTATCGCACTAATGCCTTTCCTGCAGCGTGCCTGATGTGGCAGCGCTGAATGCGTTACCATGCGCATCCAATGTCTTGTGTCTGATTTTCATGTTCGAGCTGCTGCTCAGCGGTGTCGCTACTGTTGCGCAATTGTTCTCAGATGCGTCTTTTCTGCTGTGCTGGCTGACAGCGCCAATTTGATTACAGGTGTCCGATGTCACGACTCGCCTTGTCCATTCGTGGCCTGACCAAGGTCTACGGTAACGGTTTCGAGGCGCTCAAGGGGATTGATCTCGATGTCCCTGAGGGCGATTTCTTTGCACTGCTGGGGCCCAACGGGGCCGGCAAGTCCACGACCCTGGGGGTGGTGAGTTCGCTGGTGCAGAAAACCGCCGGCAAGGTCGAGATCTCGGGCATCGATATCGACAAGGATTTCTCGAAGGCCAAATACCATCTCGGTGTGGTCCCTCAGGAGTTCAACTTCAATCAGTTCGAGAAGGTGCAGGATATCGTGATGACCCAGGCAGGGTATTACGGTATGCCCATGAAGGAAGCGCGCCCGCGTGCCGAGCGCCTGCTCAAGGATCTCGGGCTGTGGGACAAGCGCGATACCCCGTCACGCATGCTGTCCGGTGGCATGAAGCGCCGTCTGATGATTGCCCGCGCGCTGATTCACAAGCCGCGTCTGCTGATTCTCGATGAGCCGACTGCCGGGGTGGATATCGAGCTGCGTCGCTCGATGTGGGAGTTCATGCGGCGCATCAACCGTGAGGAGGGCACTACCATCATCCTCACCACGCATTATCTGGAAGAGGCCGAGAGCCTGTGCCGCAATATCGCCATCATCAATCACGGCGAGATCGTGCATAACACCAGCATGCGCGAGCTGCTCAAGGAGCTGGACGCCGAAACCTTCCTGCTCGATCTACGTGAGCCGCTTGCCAGCGCGCCGGTCATCGAGGGATTCGAGGTCTCTCTGAGCGATCCCCAGCAGCTGTCGCTGTCCGTACGCAAGGGCCAGTCGATCAACACCGCCTTCGCGGCGCTGGATCGCGCCGGGATCACCGTGGTGTCGATGCGCAATCGCGCCAATCGTCTCGAGGAGCTGTTCGTCGACCTGGTCGAGCGCTCCAATGCCGAAAGCGGTATCGCCTCCAATGTCGCCAAGGAGATCACGCAGTGAACCCCCGTCAGCTATGGGTGGCTCTGGTCACCATCGTCGTCAAGGAAGTTCGTCGTTTCACGCGTATCTGGCCGCAGACGCTGCTGCCGCCGTCCATCACCATGACGCTGTACTTCGTCATCTTCGGCAATCTCATCGGCTCGCGCATCGGTACCATGGATGGCATCAGCTACATGGATTACATCGTGCCGGGGCTGATCATGATGTCGGTGATCACCAACTCCTATTCCAACGTGGCCTCGTCGTTCTTCTCCAACAAGTTCCAGCGCAGCATCGAGGAGCTGATGGTCTCGCCGCTGCCGTCCTGGATCATCCTGCTCGGCTATATCATCGGTGGCGCCGTGCGCGGGCTCGGTGTCGGCATCATCGTCACCGCCGTGGCCTTCCTGTTCACGGATCTCGATATCCATCACCCGATCCTGACCATCATGGTCGTGGTGCTGACGGCGCTGCTGTTCTCCATCGGTGGCTTCGTCAATGCGCTGTTCGCACGCAAGTTCGACGATATCTCGATCATTCCGACCTTCGTGCTGACCCCGCTGACCTATCTCGGTGGCGTCTTCTATTCCATCCACATGCTGCCGGACTTCTGGCAGACGGTGTCACTGGCCAACCCGATTCTCTACATGGTCAACACCTTCCGCTACGGCATTCTGGGGGTCTCGGACATCAGTGTCGGTCCGGCGATGGCGGCCATCGTGGCCTTCATCATCGGCCTGTTCGCCTTCGCGCTGTGGCTGCTGGAGCGTGGCAAGGGCATCCGCAGCTGAAGATGTCGCCCAGAGGATGATGGTAAGATGCGCGCTATCGCGCCAGTGCACGAAACGCCGGCTTCTGCCGGCGTTCTGCTGTCTGCGCCCCTGATATCGATAC is from Cobetia marina and encodes:
- a CDS encoding ABC transporter ATP-binding protein; translated protein: MSRLALSIRGLTKVYGNGFEALKGIDLDVPEGDFFALLGPNGAGKSTTLGVVSSLVQKTAGKVEISGIDIDKDFSKAKYHLGVVPQEFNFNQFEKVQDIVMTQAGYYGMPMKEARPRAERLLKDLGLWDKRDTPSRMLSGGMKRRLMIARALIHKPRLLILDEPTAGVDIELRRSMWEFMRRINREEGTTIILTTHYLEEAESLCRNIAIINHGEIVHNTSMRELLKELDAETFLLDLREPLASAPVIEGFEVSLSDPQQLSLSVRKGQSINTAFAALDRAGITVVSMRNRANRLEELFVDLVERSNAESGIASNVAKEITQ
- a CDS encoding ABC transporter permease, translated to MNPRQLWVALVTIVVKEVRRFTRIWPQTLLPPSITMTLYFVIFGNLIGSRIGTMDGISYMDYIVPGLIMMSVITNSYSNVASSFFSNKFQRSIEELMVSPLPSWIILLGYIIGGAVRGLGVGIIVTAVAFLFTDLDIHHPILTIMVVVLTALLFSIGGFVNALFARKFDDISIIPTFVLTPLTYLGGVFYSIHMLPDFWQTVSLANPILYMVNTFRYGILGVSDISVGPAMAAIVAFIIGLFAFALWLLERGKGIRS